A segment of the Melioribacteraceae bacterium 4301-Me genome:
TTAAACCTGCTTTGGCTAAAATTATAGGCGCACTACAAATTGCACCTATAATTTTTTTCGCTGCAAAAAATTTTCGAGCTACGTTGTGAAGAGATTTATTAGTCCAATACCTTTTTACACCGTTGCCGCCTATAAAAATTATACCCCCAAAATTTGATTCGTGAATATTATATAAAGATACATCGTTTTTGACTTTCAGGCTCGAAGCACCTTTACAAACCGTGTTGGCATCAGAAGCGATAAAAATCTTTATATTTGCTCTTTGAAGCTGTGATGAAATAATTAAATATTCCTGTTCATTAAAATCTTGAGCAGGAAGTATTAGTAAGATGCTTTTTTTAGTCAAAAACTCAATGCCCATTATGATTCTTAAACTTAATTACAAATATATAACTTTGTTACTAATTTTGTGGTAAGCCGTTGGTAATTAATATTTCAGATTTCATTTGTTATCTTTAAAACCCCTTTTTAATTGGAGTTGACTCGATGCGTATTTTAGAATCTAAAATTGACGAAATAAGAACAGCAGCAGATATTGTAGATATAATTTCAGCTTATGTACAACTAAAAAAAAGAGGTAAAAATTTTGTTGGACTTTGTCCATTTCATTCAGAAAAGACGCCGTCGTTTACAGTAAGCAGCGAAAAGCAAATTTATAAGTGCTTTGGATGTGGAGCCAGTGGTAACGTTTTTAATTTCTTAATGGAATTTAAAAACATATCATTTATTGAGGCAGTGCAGGAAATAGCCGAACAGCTTGGCATTTCAGTTAAATACGAAAAAGCACCATTAGCTGAACAAGAATACGAAGTAGAAGAGCTTTATGAAATAAATCTGTCAGCTGCCAAGTTTTTCTCCGACTTTTTATTAAAAAGTAATGAAGGAGAAATAGCCAGAGAATATTTAAAAAAACGAAATATTAAGCCACAGACACAAAAAATTTTTGGATTAGGGTATGCACCAAACGGATGGGATAACTTTTTACAATTTGCTAAATCAAATAAAATTAACTTACAAAAAGCAAAACTGCTTGGCTTAATCGATACTAACGAAAGAGGTGAATATTACGATAAGTTCAGAGACAGAATTATTTTCCCAATTTTTTCTCCTAATGGAAGAGTTATTGCTTTTGGCGGAAGGATATTAGAAAGCAAAGAAAACGCTGCAAAATATCTTAACTCACCCGAATCACAAGTTTATATTAAACGGCGTTCACTTTATGGACTTTATCATTCAAAAGAAGAAATTCGAAAGCTCGACAAAGCAATTTTAGTTGAAGGATAT
Coding sequences within it:
- a CDS encoding DJ-1/PfpI family protein, yielding MGIEFLTKKSILLILPAQDFNEQEYLIISSQLQRANIKIFIASDANTVCKGASSLKVKNDVSLYNIHESNFGGIIFIGGNGVKRYWTNKSLHNVARKFFAAKKIIGAICSAPIILAKAGLIKQKATCFVEDKNELEKEGIEYIDTPVYIDTNKIVTAQSPTNAAEFVSTFIHLLNN